One Prinia subflava isolate CZ2003 ecotype Zambia chromosome 8, Cam_Psub_1.2, whole genome shotgun sequence DNA window includes the following coding sequences:
- the SYCP2 gene encoding synaptonemal complex protein 2 yields MPARNEMQFEKLIDEAAGKKDFQSLEKFLATEECENVSHKCSKQFVNKLDKLLCWALDKQEIKSISTLINAIQKCGRKIRIAGEDGLLAMIKHGLVGRMVNWFEKLKGILVLRGNEKNEMLTSLAEDFFIMLLVVCDSRPEGKMQILENFVLRTCSLITDARINIYVQQEVIKKLNLLLDKIPRDARKKILSTKEMLLVMSEMGKTILDAGDYDTQVAITEALCRMVSEKQRGILASQWFPMEFVSTAFKGIKDSEFETDCRKFLNQVNGMLGDKRRVFTFPCLSASLDKQELQIPLDENLEDFWIDFNTGSRSISFYVAAEDEDHQWETVIIQEEDVNMYSLEEKDSNKLLTIDLKSPMSVGTLEGEKFLLYFDSILEIKDVIVKIYGFHKCKDFSKKQSASVAKTSVHVVFDESGSQVLVPESQLTPGLKEKSGEEEEKVSKYKTQQPPVSLRTQSKNNSQEKLRGDSSKITPSRKRKVSEASVLIPGTTSVSTRSPLSFVSTSTPFKGRFKLPLEMTSSTKRSDNDAVNESRTKNFYQEPPDKTCSEEVSKIVQEATEKQTLDEVLDIVPDSQPVGRSSKPLLPGLLETSFNKTETWKKRTFPLPAKNITTGDKQNANPPLARASHAARVSDTSLHADLPQEDPDILLRKETTNPKQSKTKPKSKEMADAAKSLISKISERYRDRSDEKSKARESLGFNRTHLNKSWISKEEVQDRTLKTASFLNITAGHVLDDVYNFNISGFDEPTIKLGIQELRVTELSVHAETNRKGNTAINKSSTEGKEGKKMRNNRDKKHLFSDSDTENRGDDSKTEISWLQESRRKPKAQIIDYSRSKKSGKPMGTDKNKSSESAWYMDKAKGKNTNKKKTNKCKPQNSKMDETIVKPTREKLPRRAAATKNYKEPSSSESESEEEIPMCTSKEEKSKIQKYMNGASKDCRQPKVLQIEAVEPKRVESFVQRALLKPRSPAEHREVEMPSAESPASLETMRCAEGVSGGGSPEHSSSQRSLGLQESPPEDREVLNSERGTSPGNFCPQNKSMQGLAVTQSPETAATKFTFGRKSFSPVLTEASLLSLTTYKTVSGKSSKGTAAETCKNNEDSSFQHSFLDTFSVKGKLQDITKPIPKNKEELSLTMYKADSGQRANGAVLETENNNGDSSLQSCFSDTLCAKGKLQDATKPLTKSKEDCVAPSPLSACSRSRVQSWIREPYSPLNESGPSVQTFLKRTYHSATESSSEEAETSKEEEKKGRRRSLQPKRLFKPDDAATYRVSESISTQSVNDLSGLDGEFWGPNCSTISICQQLQKEFTKKIESRSRKMDNFSKQALRAAHQHLATMSHQLHECRIRQLDKFHFTLTEELEKFEKDSQSLKVMEKEFSTFWKKHSHTFSTYMKNEQQRMQILKTSFEKNICYSVGSEENVFTSEMHLMKEDIKELQEKFLKEMQEEELCNVRRGLQTLFQSKAEF; encoded by the exons ATGCCAGCCAGGAATGAGATGCAG TTTGAAAAGTTAATTGATgaagctgcaggaaaaaaggaTTTCCAATCCTTGGAAAAATTTCTGGCCAcagaagaatgtgaaaatgtCTCTCACAAATGCAGCAAACAGTTTGTCAACAAATTGGACAAGCTCCTGTGCTGG GCACTTGACAAACAAGAAATCAAAAGCATTTCTACTTTAATAAATGCTATTCAGAAATGTGGGAGAAAAATCAGGATAGCAGGAGAGGATGGACTCCTAGCAATGATAAAACACGGTCTTGTTGGAAGG ATGGTCAATTGGTTTGAAAAGCTAAAAGGAATTTTGGTCctcagaggaaatgaaaagaatgAAATGCTTACAAGTCTGGCTGAAGATTTCTTCATCATGTTACTG GTTGTGTGTGACAGCAGACCTGAAG GTAAAATGCAAATACTAGAGAACTTTGTTCTGAGAACGTGTTCCCTCATCACTGATGCAAGAATTAATATTTATGTTCAGCAGGAG GTAataaaaaaactgaatttactgCTTGACAAGATCCCTCGAGATGCCAGGAAAAAGATACTTTCTACAAAGGAGATGTTACTTGTCAT GAGTGAAATGGGCAAGACAATTTTGGATGCTGGAG ACTATGACACACAAGTGGCCATCACAGAAGCTCTGTGCAGGATGGTGTCAGAGAAGCAAAGGGGAATTCTGGCCTCCCAGTGGTTTCCCATGGAGTTTGTGTCCACTGCGTTTAAAGGAATTAAAGATTCAGAGTTTGAGACA GATTGCAGAAAATTTCTTAACCAAGTGAATGGCATGCTTGGAGACAAAAGAAG GGTTTTTACATTCCCATGTTTATCAGCATCTCTTGATAAGCAGGAG cTGCAGATACCATTGGATGAAAACCTGGAAGACTTTTGGATTGATTTCAACACTGGCAGCAGAAGTATTTCCTTCTATGTGGCAGCAGAGGATGAA GATCATCAGTGGGAAACAGTCATTATACAGGAAGAAGATGTCAACATGTACAGCCTGGAAG AAAAAGattcaaataaattattaacAATAGATCTAAAAAGCCCAATGAGTGTGGGCACTCTTGAAGGAGAgaaatttcttttatattttgattCTATCTTGGAAATCAAAGACGTGATCGTAAAGATTTATGGATTTCATAAATGTAAG GATTTCAGCAAGAAGCAGTCTGCATCAGTGGCCAAAACAAGTGTCCACGTTGTCTTTGATGAAAGTGGATCACAG GTTCTGGTACCAGAAAGTCAGCTGACACCaggtttgaaagaaaaatctggagaggaggaggagaaagtcAGTAAATACAAAACTCAGCAACCTCCTGTAAGTTTGAGGACTCAGAGTAAAAATAACAGTCAAGAAAAACTCAGAGGTGATTCCTCCAAG ATAACTCCATCCCGCAAAAGGAAAGTGTCTGAGGCATCTGTGCTCATTCCTGGAACCACGAGTGTGTCCACAAGGAGCCCACTGTCTTTTGTCAGCACAT CCACTCCTTTTAAAGGGAGATTTAAATTGCCTTTGGAAATGACCAGCTCTACTAAGAGGTCTGACAATGATGCAGTAAATGAGAGCAGAACAAAGAACTTCTATCAGGAACCTCCTGAC AAAACGTGTTCTGAGGAAGTTTCAAAAATTGTACAAGAGGccacagaaaagcaaactttAG ATGAAGTGTTAGATATTGTTCCTGATTCTCAGCCAGTGGGGAGAAGCAGCAAACCTTT GCTGCCTGGTCTTTTGGAGACTTCTTTTAATAAAACCgaaacatggaaaaaaagaacattccCTCTTCCTGCGAAGAATATAACAACTGGGGACAAGCAAAATGCAAATCCACCACTGGCACGTGCATCTCATGCAG cCAGAGTGTCTGACACATCCTTGCATGCTGATCTTCCACAAGAGGACCCTGATATTCTCCTCAGAAAAGAAACTACAAATCCAAAACAGTCAAAGACA AAACCAAAGTCTAAAGAAATGGCAGATGCAGCCAAATCGCTGATCAGTAAAATCAGTGAGAGATACAGAGACAGGAGTGATGAGAAGAGCAAGGCAAGAGAGTCCCTGGGCTTTAACAG GACACATTTAAATAAATCCTGGATCTCCAAG GAAGAAGTTCAGGACAGGACCCTAAAAACGGCCTCTTTTCTTAATATAACTGCTGGCCATGTTCT GGATGATGTCTACAACTTTAACATCAGCGGGTTTGATGAGCCTACAATCAAGCTTGGA ATCCAAGAACTGCGTGTGACTGAGCTGAGTGTTCATGCAGAGACAAACAGAAAAGG GAACACAGCCATCAATAAATCCAGcacagaagggaaagaaggaaaaaag ATGAGAAACAATCGAGACAAGAAGCATCTCTTTAGTGACTCAGACACAGAGAACAGAGGGGATGACAGCAAGACAGAGATTAGTTGGCTGCAGGAATCCAGGAGGAAACCTAAAGCCCAGATAATTGATTACAGTAGAAGTAAAAAATCAGGGAAACCAATGGGCACAGACAAAa ATAAATCCTCTGAATCTGCTTGGTACATGGATAAAGCTAAAGgcaaaaatacaaataagaaaaag ACAAACAAATGTAAACCCCAGAATTCAAAAATGGATGAAACAATAGTAAAACCCACCAGAGAAAAACTCCCTCgaagagcagcagcaacaaaaaattacaaagaacCTTCCAGTTCTGAGTCTGAGAGTGAGGAAGAGATTCCAATGTGCACCTCCAAGGAGGAAAAATCCAAAATCCAG aAATACATGAATGGGGCAAGCAAGGATTGCAGGCAGCCAAAGGTGCTGCAGATTGAAGCTGTGGAGCCGAAGAGAGTGGAGAGCTTTGTGCAGAGAGCCCTGCTCAAGCCCAGGAgtcctgcagagcacagggaagtgGAAATGCCTTCAGCTGAGAGCCCTGCCTCCCTTGAGACCATGAGAT GTGCGGAGGGAGTGTCGGGAGGTGGCagcccagagcacagctccagccagagGTCGCTTGGCCTGCAGGAGTCACCGCCAGAAGACAGGGAAGTGCTAAACTCTGAGAGAGGAACCTCTCCCGGTAATTTCTGTCCACAAAACAAGAGTATGCAAGGTCTGGCTGTAACTCAGTCCCCTGAGACAGCAGCTACAAAGTTCACGTTTGGAAGGAAAAGCTTCTCACCAGTTTTAACTGAAGCATCTTTG CTCAGCTTAACCACATACAAAACTGTCAGTGGTAAAAGTTCCAAGGGAACTGCAGCAGAAACCTGTAAGAATAATGAAGATTCCAGTTTCCAGCATAGTTTTTTAGACACATTTTCTGTTAAAGGAAAGCTTCAGGATATCACTAAACCTATCCCCAAAAATAAGGAAGAG CTCAGCTTAACAATGTATAAAGCTGACAGTGGACAACGTGCaaatggagctgtgctggaaacagAGAATAACAACGGGGATTCCAGTCTCCAGTCCTGCTTTTCAGACACGCTTTGTGCTAAAGGCAAACTGCAGGATGCCACCAAACCTCTCACTAAAAGTAAAGAG GATTGTGTAGCACCATCCCCACTGTCTGCTTGCAGCAGGAGTAGAGTACAGTCCTGGATTAGAGAACCTTATTCCCCCCTGAATGAGTCAG GGCCAAGTGTACAGACATTCCTCAAACGAACTTACCACAGTGCCACagaaagcagctctgaggaggcagaaacaagcaaagaggaggaaaagaagggaaggagaagaagtTTACAGCCCAAAAGATTATTTAAACCAGATGATGCTGCTACTTACAGAG tgTCTGAAAGTATCTCCACTCAATCTGTAAATGACCTGTCTGGTTTGGATGGGGAATTCTGGGGGCCCAATTGCTCAACCATCAGCATTTGTCAGCAGCTCCAGAAAGAATTTACCAAGAAAATTGAG AGCCGCTCCCGGAAAATGGACAATTTTAGTAAGCAAGCCCTGAGAGCTGCCCATCAGCATTTGGCAACAATGAGCCACCAGCTCCATGAATGCAG GATCAGGCAGTTGGACAAATTTCATTTTACTCTCACTGAGGAGCTTGAGAAATTTGAAAAGGACTCTCAGTCCCTGAAAGTCATGGAAAAAGAATTCTCG acctTTTGGAAAAAGCATTCCCACACTTTTAGTACATACATGAAAAACGAGCAGCAGAG AATGCAGATTCTTAAAACTTCCTTTGAAAAGAATATCTGCTATTCTGTTGGctctgaagaaaatgtttttacttCAGAG ATGCATCTGATGAAAGAAGACATAAAAGAACTCCAAGAGAAATTTCTAAAAGAAATG CAAGAAGAGGAGCTGTGTAACGTTCGCAGGGGATTGCAGACCTTGTTTCAATCAAAGGCAGAGTTCTGA
- the PPP1R3D gene encoding protein phosphatase 1 regulatory subunit 3D isoform X2, whose amino-acid sequence MEVRGPQRNPSYLSDLYENMLRAEGAVGRGKQQPPAVHTSSSKTFRSSAPAKVSPQADNHPSSTSSSCDPALRPIIRRRARSLPTSPERRKRAAVPCQEPGCQSRGRVRFADALGLELTEVKVFQTGEDPCIPLHVLSRLSINSDLWYSSLNLEFTMQCLVPDFQQPADCLDFSSRLQEQQVCLERVTSSDLGLSGTIQVRNVAFEKQVSVRYTFNQWESIHELSTLLQFAARYQVNGQEYWDNNRGKNYTLRCRTHPLKLPRECEESWIHFI is encoded by the exons ATGGAAGTGCGTGGTCCTCAGAGGAATCCCAGCTACCTCTCAGATCTCTATGAGAACATGTTAAGGGCTGAAGGAGCAGTGGGAcgagggaagcagcagcccccagcagtCCATACAAGTAGCAGCAAGACTTTTCGGAGCAGTGCCCCAGCCAAGGTGAGTCCCCAGGCAGATAACCATCCGAGCAGCACGTCCTCCAGCTGTGACCCAGCCCTGCGGCCCATCATCCGCCGCCGAGCGCGGTCCCTGCCGACATCGCCcgagaggaggaagagagcagCGGTGCCGTGTCAGGAGCCCGGCTGCCAGAGCCGCGGCCGGGTCAGGTTTGCTGATGCTTTAGGCTTGGAGCTCACCGAAGTGAAAGTCTTCCAGACTGGGGAGGATCCATGCATCCCTTTGCATGTCCTTTCCAGGCTCTCCATAAACTCAGACCTCTGGTACAGCAGCTTGAACTTGGAGTTTACTATGCAGTGCTTGGTCCCTGACTTCCAGCAGCCTGCAGACTGCCTGGATTTCTCATCCCgactccaggagcagcaggtgtGTCTGGAGCGGGTGACCAGCTCGGATCTGGGGCTCAGTGGCACCATCCAGGTTCGGAATGTTGCTTTTGAGAAGCAGGTGTCCGTGCGCTACACCTTCAACCAGTGGGAAAGCATCCATGAG cTGAGCACTCTCCTCCAGTTTGCAGCAAGGTACCAAGTCAACGGCCAGGAGTACTGGGATAACAACAGAGGCAAGAACTACACCCTCAGGTGCCGGACTCACCCCCTGAAGCTGCCGAGGGAATGTGAGGAGAGCTGGATCCACTTCATCTGA
- the PPP1R3D gene encoding protein phosphatase 1 regulatory subunit 3D isoform X1, which produces MEVRGPQRNPSYLSDLYENMLRAEGAVGRGKQQPPAVHTSSSKTFRSSAPAKVSPQADNHPSSTSSSCDPALRPIIRRRARSLPTSPERRKRAAVPCQEPGCQSRGRVRFADALGLELTEVKVFQTGEDPCIPLHVLSRLSINSDLWYSSLNLEFTMQCLVPDFQQPADCLDFSSRLQEQQVCLERVTSSDLGLSGTIQVRNVAFEKQVSVRYTFNQWESIHEVCARWDCSIPDKNGQDQVDVFTFFLPVPPFLLQLSTLLQFAARYQVNGQEYWDNNRGKNYTLRCRTHPLKLPRECEESWIHFI; this is translated from the coding sequence ATGGAAGTGCGTGGTCCTCAGAGGAATCCCAGCTACCTCTCAGATCTCTATGAGAACATGTTAAGGGCTGAAGGAGCAGTGGGAcgagggaagcagcagcccccagcagtCCATACAAGTAGCAGCAAGACTTTTCGGAGCAGTGCCCCAGCCAAGGTGAGTCCCCAGGCAGATAACCATCCGAGCAGCACGTCCTCCAGCTGTGACCCAGCCCTGCGGCCCATCATCCGCCGCCGAGCGCGGTCCCTGCCGACATCGCCcgagaggaggaagagagcagCGGTGCCGTGTCAGGAGCCCGGCTGCCAGAGCCGCGGCCGGGTCAGGTTTGCTGATGCTTTAGGCTTGGAGCTCACCGAAGTGAAAGTCTTCCAGACTGGGGAGGATCCATGCATCCCTTTGCATGTCCTTTCCAGGCTCTCCATAAACTCAGACCTCTGGTACAGCAGCTTGAACTTGGAGTTTACTATGCAGTGCTTGGTCCCTGACTTCCAGCAGCCTGCAGACTGCCTGGATTTCTCATCCCgactccaggagcagcaggtgtGTCTGGAGCGGGTGACCAGCTCGGATCTGGGGCTCAGTGGCACCATCCAGGTTCGGAATGTTGCTTTTGAGAAGCAGGTGTCCGTGCGCTACACCTTCAACCAGTGGGAAAGCATCCATGAGGTGTGTGCTCGTTGGGACTGCAGCATCCCCGACAAAAACGGGCAGGATCAGGTTGATGTGTTcactttctttcttcctgtgcctcctttcctccttcagcTGAGCACTCTCCTCCAGTTTGCAGCAAGGTACCAAGTCAACGGCCAGGAGTACTGGGATAACAACAGAGGCAAGAACTACACCCTCAGGTGCCGGACTCACCCCCTGAAGCTGCCGAGGGAATGTGAGGAGAGCTGGATCCACTTCATCTGA